One genomic region from Dehalobacter restrictus DSM 9455 encodes:
- a CDS encoding winged helix-turn-helix transcriptional regulator yields MEQEINLFGKCPYFTAQKIFSGKWSILIIKHLREKTHRFGELQRKIPGITQATLTKQLRFLEEFGMIDRYVYPEVPPKVEYSLSKIGQEFIPVLEQFEVFGNKFIAQMSEYKI; encoded by the coding sequence ATGGAACAAGAAATCAATTTGTTTGGCAAATGTCCGTACTTTACCGCCCAAAAAATTTTTTCCGGAAAATGGTCCATTCTGATTATTAAGCATCTCAGAGAGAAGACCCATCGCTTTGGTGAATTGCAGCGCAAGATTCCGGGCATAACCCAGGCCACACTAACCAAACAGTTGAGATTTCTCGAAGAGTTCGGTATGATTGACCGCTATGTTTATCCGGAAGTACCACCAAAAGTCGAGTATTCTCTTAGTAAGATCGGCCAGGAATTTATTCCGGTATTAGAGCAGTTTGAAGTTTTCGGCAATAAGTTTATCGCCCAGATGTCCGAATATAAAATATAA
- a CDS encoding pyridoxamine 5'-phosphate oxidase family protein, with amino-acid sequence MNPIVQFLADAKTFYLATVDGDQPHVRPFGAVAEYDGKTYICTNNQKNIFAQLLKNPKVEISGMVGDKWIRLVGEVAVDPRPEAREAMFEANPSLRNMYKCDDGLCEVLYFTQATAAIYSFTADPVEITF; translated from the coding sequence ATGAATCCAATTGTCCAGTTTCTGGCCGATGCCAAGACATTTTACCTTGCTACAGTAGACGGTGATCAGCCGCATGTCCGTCCATTCGGCGCCGTCGCAGAGTATGACGGGAAAACGTACATTTGCACCAATAATCAAAAAAATATCTTTGCACAATTGCTTAAGAACCCGAAAGTTGAAATTTCCGGAATGGTTGGAGACAAATGGATCCGTCTCGTCGGGGAAGTTGCCGTTGATCCGCGCCCTGAAGCACGTGAAGCGATGTTCGAAGCCAATCCGAGTTTAAGAAATATGTACAAGTGCGATGACGGCCTTTGTGAGGTTTTGTACTTTACGCAAGCCACAGCAGCGATTTATTCCTTTACCGCAGATCCGGTGGAGATCACGTTCTGA
- a CDS encoding CoA-binding protein — protein sequence MKEAKTIYAFSGSLDTSMRYAVYASSDRFLKHKHAWKAAHCLKYFGCRVYLVAPDLKTFEGSKVYPDLSALQGRVDVVVPCLRAELIQDIVRKTVECGAKAIWFQEQNWTPELDAACVENEIEVVRGCVLKHKIYPRPFAYLNPCYWHGWKVNKVPGKYQRS from the coding sequence ATGAAAGAAGCCAAGACGATCTATGCGTTTTCCGGCAGTCTGGATACAAGCATGCGGTATGCTGTCTATGCCAGTTCTGACCGTTTTCTGAAGCATAAGCATGCCTGGAAAGCAGCCCATTGTCTTAAGTACTTTGGCTGCAGGGTCTACCTGGTTGCTCCGGATCTAAAAACATTTGAAGGGAGCAAGGTTTATCCGGATTTAAGCGCACTTCAGGGTAGAGTTGATGTTGTGGTTCCGTGCCTTAGGGCGGAGTTGATTCAGGACATTGTCAGGAAAACAGTGGAATGCGGGGCCAAAGCAATCTGGTTTCAGGAACAGAATTGGACGCCTGAACTTGACGCAGCGTGTGTGGAGAATGAAATCGAAGTGGTTCGCGGTTGCGTTTTGAAACATAAAATCTATCCAAGACCATTTGCGTATTTGAATCCTTGTTATTGGCACGGCTGGAAGGTTAATAAAGTACCGGGAAAGTATCAGAGGAGTTAA
- a CDS encoding D-alanyl-D-alanine carboxypeptidase family protein, which yields MPKFCLRMLTVVLAAACLLGWIAVPVKAANIETSAESAILMDAATGKILYEKNAHKELPPASVTKLMTMLLAAEAVEEGKVKLTDTVTASENASSLGGSQIYLEPGEKFTLKELLISIAVGSANDACVAVAEHIFGTHEEFVDSMNRKAKELGLKNTHFANAYGLPAEGHYTSAYDLAILGREALKYQLVSQLTSMKEYELRNGDFKLWNTNKLLWWYEGTDGFKTGWTQEAKYCLASTVKRDGLRLICVVMGVPQVRGHFQESMKMYNYGFANYVYKEFAPAGSKQGEVIVHKGKLQTVDLVSQEAVGLCIEKGKEKECRIETRYFANPVSAPIAKGQQLGEMIIYCGQKEADSIKLVAGEEVGKAGLLEMFKRTVRQSYSMIPPIYAN from the coding sequence ATGCCTAAATTTTGTTTACGGATGCTGACAGTGGTTCTGGCCGCGGCATGTTTGCTCGGATGGATTGCGGTGCCGGTAAAGGCCGCAAATATTGAGACATCCGCTGAAAGTGCCATTCTTATGGATGCGGCAACGGGCAAAATTCTTTATGAAAAGAATGCTCACAAGGAACTGCCTCCGGCAAGCGTTACGAAGCTGATGACAATGCTGCTGGCAGCAGAAGCTGTTGAAGAGGGCAAAGTCAAACTGACCGACACGGTGACGGCGAGTGAGAATGCCTCTTCTCTCGGCGGATCGCAAATATATCTTGAACCAGGAGAGAAGTTCACCCTGAAAGAACTTTTGATCTCGATCGCAGTAGGGTCGGCAAATGATGCCTGCGTGGCTGTTGCGGAACATATCTTCGGAACCCATGAGGAATTCGTGGATTCGATGAACAGAAAGGCCAAGGAATTAGGACTTAAGAATACCCATTTTGCCAACGCATACGGACTGCCGGCTGAGGGGCATTACACGAGTGCCTATGATCTGGCGATTTTAGGCAGGGAAGCACTCAAATACCAGCTGGTATCACAGCTGACATCCATGAAGGAATATGAACTGCGCAACGGTGATTTTAAATTGTGGAACACCAATAAACTTTTATGGTGGTATGAGGGAACCGATGGATTTAAGACCGGCTGGACGCAGGAAGCAAAATACTGCTTGGCCTCAACTGTAAAAAGAGATGGCCTGAGACTGATCTGTGTTGTCATGGGAGTCCCGCAGGTCAGAGGCCATTTTCAGGAGTCTATGAAGATGTACAATTATGGTTTTGCCAATTATGTTTATAAAGAATTTGCCCCTGCCGGTTCCAAACAGGGAGAAGTCATTGTTCATAAAGGGAAGCTGCAAACAGTTGACCTTGTCAGTCAGGAAGCTGTCGGCTTGTGTATTGAAAAAGGGAAGGAGAAAGAATGCCGGATTGAAACCAGGTATTTTGCAAACCCGGTATCCGCACCAATTGCCAAGGGACAGCAGCTCGGAGAGATGATCATTTATTGCGGTCAGAAAGAAGCAGACAGCATAAAGCTTGTAGCTGGAGAAGAAGTTGGAAAAGCAGGACTGCTGGAGATGTTCAAGCGTACGGTCCGGCAGTCCTACAGCATGATCCCGCCGATCTATGCCAACTAG
- the sigF gene encoding RNA polymerase sporulation sigma factor SigF, giving the protein MIQRLSDMNLPRFPLLSDQELMELLHKAQNGDIDARERLVNCNLKLIFNMIQRFSHRGYDLEDLFQIGTIGLIKAIDKFDFSYGVKFSTYAVPMIIGEIRRFLRDDHPIKVPRSYKELVYKINRSREKLSSELNREPTLNEIAEDIGTPSEDIILAIEAVQSPSSIHDTLYQDDSDPIYVIDQLPQEKDADPGWFEKIALQEVLDKLPGREKEVLYQRFFEDRTQNEIAKVMNLSQVQISRIERAALLHLKQILNDSPYE; this is encoded by the coding sequence ATGATTCAACGACTTTCAGATATGAACCTGCCCCGTTTTCCCCTGCTCTCCGACCAAGAATTGATGGAGCTTTTACACAAAGCCCAAAATGGCGACATCGATGCCCGGGAGCGTTTGGTCAATTGTAATTTGAAGCTCATTTTTAATATGATCCAGCGTTTTTCCCACAGGGGATATGATCTGGAGGATCTCTTTCAGATTGGCACCATTGGCCTCATCAAAGCCATCGATAAATTTGATTTCTCGTACGGTGTTAAATTTTCCACGTACGCCGTACCGATGATCATTGGAGAAATCCGAAGATTTTTGAGAGATGACCATCCTATTAAAGTTCCACGTTCTTATAAAGAGCTGGTTTACAAAATCAACCGTTCCCGGGAAAAGCTTTCCTCGGAATTAAATAGAGAACCCACGCTGAACGAAATTGCCGAAGATATCGGCACACCGAGTGAAGATATCATACTCGCCATCGAAGCAGTGCAAAGCCCGTCGTCGATTCATGATACGCTTTATCAGGACGATTCTGATCCTATTTATGTTATTGATCAACTTCCGCAGGAGAAGGATGCCGATCCGGGATGGTTTGAAAAAATTGCCCTGCAGGAAGTTCTCGATAAACTGCCCGGAAGGGAGAAAGAGGTTCTGTATCAGCGATTCTTTGAGGACAGAACGCAAAATGAAATTGCTAAAGTCATGAACCTCTCCCAAGTCCAGATTTCCAGGATCGAACGCGCGGCCTTACTCCATTTAAAGCAGATTTTGAACGACAGTCCTTATGAGTAG